From Corticium candelabrum chromosome 9, ooCorCand1.1, whole genome shotgun sequence:
AGTACAACTAACACAGACACGAGCAGACGTCTACGGAAACGTGTGCCACCTGGAATAAAGCATTGATGCCGCCTGGTTGCACTGATCGAACACCGGCTCCTGATGTCTCCGCCAACCCTATTACAAAGCATCATTTCCTCATACTAAATGCACCAACACCGAGCGACCGCTCGTTTTACCCAACGCCAAGAGCTCATTTTCCAACAATGACACGCCCGGTTTGTCATTCAAAGTTGGAGCTTGAGACGTAGACGACGCCACAGCCTCAGGTTGAGGAGTTCCAAAGCCTAAGTCGAGTAGTAAGTCTAAATCTCCTTGTCCTGAGGGCTCCGAAGGAGGCAGAGATACCGGGTCAGGAGTGGGCGGGTCTGGCTTATGGGTGAAGACGAGTGGCCCTCGAGGTAGCCGCTCTCCTTTCACCACCACCAATTCATATTCATTCATCACTCTATTTAGATCGTCGCTCGCCACTAGAACGTCGCCTATGATGACAGAAGAATTGATTGCGATGTTGAAACGTAATAGAAACATGATGTAAACGCAGACCTATTCCTTCGTCTCCTTCGTCCATTTCTTGAGCAAGTTGGAACAATTTGGGTCTCATCTCCTCACACGTCCGATGCAACTCCTATACGcaaacagtacacacacatacaccacaacatagtatacacatgcatatactCGTATACAGACACCACATAGATATCGGTGACAAAGTGTCATtacattgttgatatcaatgacttcCGGTCTGATACTGGTGACAAAAGGTGTTATTACATCGTTGATATCCATGATTTCCGGTCTGACACTGGTGACAGGAGGTGTCATtacattgttgatatcaatgacttcCAGTCTTATAGTAtaacaaattaaataaataaataatatatttaatcgtGCGGGCAACTTTGTTTATGGGAGTCCTGATCATTTCTGAGTTTTTGAAATCTCGAGTTCTCGTTCAAATTAACAGAGCCATTCATGTCTGTGATGGCATTACGCCCTAAGGCCTTCATCACACGTTAAAATTTAGTGTCCaatgctccacccattttccAATCAACTAAAGCTCTAAGACTTTCCTCTTTCACATTGCATCCATCCACGTCCTACAGTGTCTATTTCATACGTCACAAGGATCTCGAATCACTACAACGTAGCCACAACGTTCAACTGCCCTCGCCGACAGTAGACTCACTTTTCAATCAGCTGAGTCTCTTGCTCCGCCTTGTAAACTACCAGAGACACAATCGGGACACAACACTGCTCACCTTACCCTAACAATGTCATGACCTTGACCCGACTCGTAATTCACTAACATATCGTGCAACAGCTTCATGTTATTCTTCGCTGTTTCCAACACTTCCATACGTCGCGTGAGCTTCTGTAGTTTGTAATCGTCCTACAAGAAGTAACGTCGATGAGGAGCACACGCAGCCACATACATCGCCTTCTGTATCTCACTTGCTTGACCATCTCCTTTATTAATCTGTTAGCAGCTTTTAAGTCTTCTGGGTGCTTACTCTTTAGGAGCCGTGCAAGAAGCTGCATGAAAGAATTAGACATAATTCATAGAATATGTCAAGattatagacaaacagacttcaatgtttcaaatatattattgacagacagacagacagacagacaggcaggcagggaggcacgcagacaaacagatagacagacagacagacagacagacacagacagagacagacatgggcagacagagacagacatgggcagacagagacagacaaggagagacagacagacagacagacacagacagacagacacagacagacagacatagacagacagacacagacagacagagacagacatggacagacagagagacagacacggacagacagacagacagacagacagacaaacagacagacagacagacatggacagacagagagacagccacggacacagatagacagacagagagacagacagacacggacagacacagacagacagaaagacagacagacagaaaaagacagacagacagacatgtcaACCTCTGATTTGTTCTTGTCTTCGAAAGGAATAGCTCTCTGTTCGCGCTCACGTGGTGACTATGAGTGacaaaaattttattataCAAGGACACGCTATTGAACAGTGTAGCATTCGTTCGTTACCTCAACTGGAGCCACGTCTGCATCAGTAAACAAACCTGCAATAACACAAAAAGAACAAGATCGTACCGTATCTCACCACAGACACagtaacagacaaatacacaaacaaactcatacaagcaaataaataaataagaaaacaaacaaagtactAACCCAAAATAAAGTTAACAAAGATATGGGCAGGCAAGTATTTTTATACAAAATTGAattgtaatgtgtgtgtgtgtgtgtgtgtgtgtgtgtgtgtgtgtgtgtgtgtgtgtgtgtgtgtgtgtgtgtgtgtgtgtgtatgcatgtgtgtgtgtgtgtgtgtgtgtgtgtgtgtgtgtgtgtgagtgtgtgtgagtgtgtgtgtacttacAGAATGACAACGAATGCTGCGCTCACCTTGATCTCTCAGCATCTGCACTGCCTGAGCAATTTTCGGTTCCCTCGGTATATTAATGCTCCACTTATTCAGTAGCTGTTTGATCTCTTGCTTTACCACAGATGGAGTCTTCGCTCCATCATACTGCACAAAAATAAGtccaattttaattaaactaattaataatcaataattagtgattaataattaataatcaataattagtaatcaacaattaataatcaataattattaatcaataattactaattaataatcaataattaataatcaataataaatgataaaataataattaataattaataattaataattaataattaataatcaatataattaataattaataattaataattaataattaataattaataattacaacAAATAATACATATGATCAATTGCTTTACCTTCGGTGACACCAGCTTTATTAGTTCATTAAGAAACTTGAATCTGCCAACCTCCTGGTGAAACGTCTTGCCGCAATTTCTCATTGCACTTTCAAGCACCTGTACGACaccattgtttgttgttaagTATATAAAAACAATTGAATACGGTTAAGGTGTAATGACCGAAAGAGACATTAGTGCTACAGTCTCGTTTGTACTTTGGATCTTCAccagaagaagacgaagagcTATCAACGGTCTATACAATGTACAACAAAATATGAATGAAACACGATAAGAGGTGAGTATTTCATTTTGAAAATAGAAGCTTCTTGACAATGAAGTGTCATGTACAAAAACTtactacatgcatacacaaaagcatgcatgcacgcacaaatgcagacacagacacaaacacagacagacagacagagacaaacagacagacagacagacagacagacagacagacagacagacagacagacagacagacagacagacagacagacacacacacacacacacacacacacacacacacagtgaggcagacagacagacagacagacagacacgtgcgtgcacgcgtgcacacacacacacagtgagagACACACAATGCTAAGGctattgcaaggaaactaTCATGCATTTTATCTATGAGTTCTAGcaatgtaaagaactatcCTACTCAGTTTTGTGCACATTAGTCTGCGAGGTGTATTGACCCTCTTGGGTCTCtgaaacattttaaatagttttggctgtaatagcattcatttataaaaatatgtgaaaaagacagacaggcagacagacagacagacagacagacagagcaagacagacaaatagacagacaaacagagtgagacagacagacagagtgagacagacaaacagacagataaacagagtgagacagacaaacagacagataaacagagtgagacagacaaacagacagataaacagagtgagacagacaaacagacaaacagagagacggacagacagacagacagacagacagacacagacacacacacacagacacacacacacacacacacacacacacacacacacacacacacacacacacacacacacacacacacacacacatactatCTACCCACCACACATTGAACCCCATCCACGCCCCTAC
This genomic window contains:
- the LOC134184506 gene encoding ADP-ribosylation factor-binding protein GGA1-like; translation: MVDRRLSTFLDKATSLSLKTGPEWSSVNEFCREVSSSQDGPLIALRLLLVKIQSTNETVALMSLSVLESAMRNCGKTFHQEVGRFKFLNELIKLVSPKYDGAKTPSVVKQEIKQLLNKWSINIPREPKIAQAVQMLRDQGLFTDADVAPVESPREREQRAIPFEDKNKSELLARLLKSKHPEDLKAANRLIKEMVKQDDYKLQKLTRRMEVLETAKNNMKLLHDMLVNYESGQGHDIVRELHRTCEEMRPKLFQLAQEMDEGDEGIGDVLVASDDLNRVMNEYELVVVKGERLPRGPLVFTHKPDPPTPDPVSLPPSEPSGQGDLDLLLDLGFGTPQPEAVASSTSQAPTLNDKPGVSLLENELLALGLAETSGAGVRSVQPGGINALFQAQQSMPLQQTLPQQQVGVVQPAVGLTGGMPQLGGGLQLGGVNVNGPMVQPLAYPAAPSHVSDLQATASLTTNTMLPLLSQQAVVPAAPPSNVSQSGDALTLAALDTLVVPLETIQPGPHQPTLAYDKNGVRILIYTAKDTPLPNVLVFVVSISSSLPHPVTSVVFQAAVPKTMRVKLQLPSGSELPAFNPIQPTQSITQIMLLANPNREKIRLRYKVMYNIGQQQVTDMGEASNFPVQ